In Macrobrachium rosenbergii isolate ZJJX-2024 chromosome 48, ASM4041242v1, whole genome shotgun sequence, one DNA window encodes the following:
- the LOC136831349 gene encoding uncharacterized protein has protein sequence MTVLTPLKNSRVLKLLGPPVSSPTSPDPHVTASSRPNSADLIPSPAPSGVPCSTPNSPAPVAPAPISCPPDSQAPADATP, from the exons atgacagtcctgactcccctgaagaattccagggttttgAAGTTACTGGGACCTCCTGTCTCCTCTCCAacttcaccag atccacaTGTTACAGCCTCCTCCCGGCCCAACTCAGCTGACCTTATCCCCTCTCCAGCCccatcag gtgtcccctgctcaactccaaattcacctgcaccagtagcacctgcacccatttcatgtccaccag actcccaagcacctgcagatgccacaccatag